TCGTCTGGAAGACGACGACGGTGATGAGAATGGGGCGAATCAGGGGCATGACGATGCTCCAGAAGATTCGCAGCGCTCCCGCGCCGTCGATGCGTGCCGCTTCGATAAGCTCGAAAGGCAGCGAACGCATATAGCCGACGATGAGGAAGTAGCAGAAAACCGCTCCGCCCAGATAGATGATGATCAGGCCGGTCAGCGTATTGACCAATCCGACCTGTGCCTCCATGCGGTAGAGGGGAATCAGTGTCGACTGTGAGGGTACGACGAAAGCGACCATCAGAATGGTGCCGACCACGGAAGTGAACACGGACTTGCGCAGTATCATCCCATATGCCGCGAGGGCTCCGACAATCACCTGAATGAGCACGCCGAAGAACGTGACAATCAGCGTGTTCCATAGGGAGCGCAGAATCGGAACGGTTTTGAAGGCGTTGGCGTAATTCGCGAAAGTCCAATGCTCCGGCAAGGCCAGCGGATGGGCGGCCATGTCGGGAATGGTCTTGAAGGTGTTGATGATGATGTACCACAGGGGGATTGCGCAGACCAGGGCGATGACGATCATGAAGAAGCTCATGATGCCGGATGTGATGCGTTTGCGTCGTCCGAAAGTCAGTCCACTATGGCTTGTTGCGTTGGTTGTTGTTGACGTATCGTCTTTTGTATTACGCATTATTCGAACCTCTGTGAAATGATGTTGGAAACCCACAGCTGCAGCAGCACCACAATGGTGGTGGCGATGAAGAACAGCACCGCAAGAGCCGAACCGACGCCGTACTGGGACTGGCCGATGCCTTGCTGGATGATGGATTGCGTGACGGTGTATGTAGAGTATCCGGGTCCGCCTTTGGTCATGGTGAACGGCAGGTCATAGACCTTGAGTCCGCCGGACATCAAAAGGAAGGTGGAGGTGACGATGCCGGGCATCAGCTGTGGCAGGGTGATATGCACGAACTGCTGGAAGGGGCTGGCTCCATCGACGGTCGCTTGCTCGTAAAGGTCGCCGGGTATGGATTGCAGGAACGCCAGATAGAGCGTGGCGTGCCAGCCGATCTGGGCCCAGATCGCGATGAAGATGACGCAGAATTTCGCAAGTCCCGAATTGCTCAGCCAAGGGACAGGGGCGATGCCGAAAATGGAAAGGACGCTGTTGACCACGCCGGTTTTCATCGGCGAGAAGATGTATTTCCATACCATGCCCATGATGGCCAGTGACGGCACCGAGAAGAAGAAGAACACGCTTCGTACGAAATTATGTCCGAAGAATTTCTTGTTGAGGATGACGGCCAGCGGAATGGCGAAGATCGTCACGCCGACCATCACCACGATGGCGTAAAGAATGGTGAATCCGAGGCCTTCAAGAGTGGACGGATCGGAAAACACCTTGCGGTAGTTCTCCAGGCCCAGCCAGTGCAGGTCCATGCTGTAACCATTGAAATCCGTGAAGGAAAAATACAGCGTCTGCACCAAAGGCACCAGGAAAAGGACGACAAACACCGCCAGAATCGGCAAGAGGAACCAGAACGAAGTCACGTCTTCGCGAAATCCCTGGGCGCGTTTCCTCTTGCGGTATTCCCGCGCTTCCTCGCTTGAAGCCGCGGTCAAAGCTACTTCACTCATGTGAATCTCCTATGTCTGCAATGGGTCTGCCGTGTTGCGCATATTTGCCGCGCATGTTGCGTATGCCAAGTATGTTGCTCAATCGTTGAATGCAACTGGCAACACGACAGACCCCACTGCTTTGAACGTTCCCGATTACTGGGCCGAAGCCATCTTGGCGTCCACGTTCTTGGCCCACTGGTCGACGGTGATCTTGCCTTGTACCAGTTGCTGGGTCTCGGCCTTGGTGGCGGTGACCAGAACGTCGGGCTTCTTGTAGAAGTTATTGAGCAGGAAGTACTTGCCCGTCTTCACGTTCTTGGTGTAGACGTCCTGGTACTGGCTGACGACCTTGGAGTTGAAATCCGTGGTGTTGACCGCATCGCCGTTCTTGCTTTGCTGGTTCAACGCCCACTTGCTGTCCATGAAGCTCAGGAACTTCTCCGCGGCCTTGAGCTTTTCGCCGCTCAGCTTGGAATAGATCGTCAATGCGGGGGATGGTGAGCCCTGTGCGTACTGGTCGTAATCGGCCGAAAGCGCCGGCATCTGTGCATAGCCCCAGTTCAGGCCCTGGGCTTTCTCGAACGTGCTGAAGTCCCAAGGGCCGGTGCAGATCATGGCGACCTGTCCGTTGGTGAACTGGGTCTTCATGTCGTCGCCGCTCATGCCGACGGTGTCTTTGGTCACGAGGTTCTGGTCATAAAGCTTCATCCACTCCTTGACGGCTTCTTTCTGATCGGAGCCGGGGGTCTGCTTGGCCTTGGTGGCCAGGGTGGTCACGTCGGTCTTGTTCTTGGCGAACTGCGCTCCTAGGAAGGCGTCGGTGATGCGGCTCGGGCCGTCCGCTATCGTTTCCAGATAAGGGGTGATGCCGGCTTTCTTGAGTTTTGCGCAGGCTGCCAGGAAGTCGTCCCAGTTTCTGGGCACCTCTTTGACACCGCCTTTTGCTAGCAGATCCTTGTTGTAGACGATGCCGGAGGCCCACGAGCTCGTGGACATGCCGTAGACCTTGCCGTCACGGGAGACGAAGTCCTTGTTCGCCTGCGAGATGTTCTTCATGAACGGTTCTTTGGTGAGGTCCTTGACGTAATGGTTGCTCATCAGGTCGGCCTTGTTTTCCGAGGTGATGATGAACACGTCGGGAGCCTGATTGCCGACAAGACGGGTCTGCAAGGTCTGGATGTATTCCGGGGTCGGCGGCGAATAGGAGAAATCGATCTTGATGTTCGGGTTTTCCTTTTGGAATTCGTCGATGAAGGGCCTGGAGGCCTGCTCATTGTTCCAGCTCAGCCAACTGAGCTTTACTTGTCCGGAAGCGTTGTTGTTCGAGCCGCAGGCCGCCATGGGCAGCAGCATGGCAGTGGCCGCGAGTGCGGCTATGCCGGCTTTGATGAAATTGTGCAACTTCATTGTCTCTCCTTTGCAAAAATCTGAAAAGATTTATGTGGTATCCGTTTGGTTCGGCCATCGTTGACACGATTCAAAAGCGGATAGCTCCAGTTTTACCATATTTTTGAATCGTGTCAAATTGGCGTTTGAGATGGTAAGCTGATTCAGGTCAGACAAAATGGACCACAATTTCATGATGGGGTGCGATTCGAAAGGGTGACAGAATATGGTCACAATGGGTGATGTCGCCAAGGTTGCCGGCGTTTCGAGGGCCACGGCTTCCTATGCGTTGCGCGGTGACCCGAGGATCGTGCCAGAAACGGCGGGAAAAGTCCGAAAGGCCGCCAGAACGCTGGGATATACGACCAATCTTTCGGCACGTTCTCTACGCTCCGGGCGTAATGGTGTTATCGGCGTGGCGATTTTCGAACTTGACAAAGCCTACCCGTCGCAGATGAGCGCGGCGATTTCCAAGGAAGTGAACCGTAAAGGTCTCCAAGCCATCGTTCAACAGACATCGAATTCCCAAGAGGGGGAGATAGCGGTGTTGAAAGAGGTGACCAGCCAGTTGTGCGACGGGACTATTTTCAGTCCCGGACAGGTGTCCGATGAGGAGATTCGTGCCCTTTCCGACAACAAACCGATGGTGTTGCTGGATGATTTTTCCGACGAAGCGATATTCGACACGGTGTTCACCCCTTGCGAAGCCGGTGCCAAAGCGGCGATTCTTCATCTTGTCGATGTCGGGTGTCGTCATATCTGCGTGCTGGGCAACAGCTATCGACCGTTGCGTGCACTCGGGGAGCCGACGACGGTTGCGGGACGAAGGCTCAAGGGCGCACTTGAAGGTTTTGCTGAATCTGGCATGGCAGTTACGGAAGATGACTTTGTGCAATGTGATCAATGGGATTTTTCGCTTGCCAGACAACAGGTTCATTGCCTTGTTGAATCGGGACGATCTTTCGACGGACTTTTCTGTATGACGGATTCCTTGGCGTTCGGAGCCATACGAGGGTTGGTGGATTGCGGACTGCGTGTTCCCGACGATGTGGCGGTGATGGGATTCGACGGCGTGGCGGAAGACGAATATATGACGCCTTCCCTGTCGACGATTAGCGTAGACATCGAGGATCTTGCCCATAAAGCGGTCTCACTGCTTCTCAAGCGGTTTGAAGGTAGTGATGAGCCTTTCGTGGCCGAAAAACTCACTGCAAAATTTAAGCTTGTGGCCCGCGAATCTACTGCGAAAAGGCGCTGAGTACAAGGGCCTGTGCTCCAAATTAGCTGCATGGATTTGTCATGTGGGTCTGGCGGCGCAGCTTTGTGGTGTGTGTTCGTGGTATATGTCTGCTAATGCTGGAAAGGTTTGGGTTTCTGGTTTCCGCGGCTTCGCAAGGTGAGGATAGACTTGTCGTTGAATGAACGGTGGATTGACGACAGGGGTGGTATGAATAAGGTCCGACGGCTGTTTGCGGCGGTATGTGCCGGGCTGCTGCTCGCGGCGACGGCCGCTTGCGGAACGCAGGACAACCGCACCGTCATCACCGTCTGGTCGTGGGAACCCAGCATGGAGGCCGAGGCCCGGGACTTCGAAAAAGCCAACCCCGATATCCGCGTCGACATCAAATCCACCAGCGGCTACGACAACCTCAATTCCGCCATCCAGGACGGCTACAACATGCCCGACGTGGTGCAGCTCGAATATTTCGCCCTGCCGCAGTACGCGGTCAGCGGCCAGCTGCGCGACATCACCGATCAGACGCAGGGTTACGGCGACAATTACACGCCCGGCACATGGTCGAGCGTGCACACCAACGGTCGGGTCTACGGGGTGCCGATGGATTCGGGGCCGATGGCATTCTTCTATAACGATGACGTGTTCCGCCAGGCCGGCGTGGACGCCTCGCAGATCCATACCTGGAACGATTACTATGAAGCGGCCAAAAAGCTCAAGGCGATAGGCGTCTATATCGCCGCCGATGCGGGGGATGCGAGCTTTTACAATGCGATGATCTGGCTCAACGGCGGGCGTCCGTTCCATACCACCGGTGACGGCAAAACCGTTACCGTCAATCTCACCGATGACTCGGGAACCAAGGGTTTCAGCGAGTTTTGGCAGAAAATGATTGACGAAGGGCTGATCAACACCCAGCTCAACACCTGGTCGGACGGGTGGAAGAACGCATTGGCGGTAGGCAACGTCGCTTCCGTTTTCACCGGGGCTTGGATGCCTTCGCTTTTGCTTTCCGACGTGCCGGGCAGCGCAGGGCTGTGGCGCGTCGCCCCGATGCCGACGGCCGATGGAACACAAACCAATTCGGAGAACGGTGGGTCGGCGCTCTCTGTATTACATTTGACACGTAAGCCGGAAGCGGCGATGCGCTTCATCCGCTATGTCTGCCTCGACCCTTCTGGCATCGCCAAGCGCGTGGACGGTGGCGCATTTCCTGCGGACACGGCTACGCTCAATAGCCACGCGTTCCTGACGAAGACCACGATTCGCGACTCGCGAGGCATCGACGTGCCCTATTTCGGCGGGCAACAATTCAACCGTGTGCTTTCGCGTGCCGCCGAGAAAGTGTCTCTTGGCTACCAGTATCTGCCGTTCGAGGTCTATGCCCGGGGCGATTTCAGAGCTACTGTCGGGCAGTCCTATAAATGGGCGAATGCCACGCGTGCGGTGCAAAAGGTGCAGGAGCGAATCAACGCCGGGCAGACCAATCCGGACGGAAGCCCGCTGACGTTGCCGCAGGACCCAGGGCCGAAGATAAGCCTGATGCAAGGAATCGCGCTCTGGCAGAAGGACATCAAGGAATACGGCACCAATCAAGGCTTTACGCTGCAGTGATGGGGTTAATCCGGACCAACATGGGCTAAACGCGGCGCTGAGATGTGCGGAAAGTCGTATTTAGCGCAATTCGAAGTTGCGAGATGTCATCCAGTTCTGTTTGGAACGCTTCAGGCGTTGAGGCGGTAGATGATGGACATGCCCTTGAAAATGAGGTCAGGGTCATAGACGTCGATAGTTTTAGTATCGTCTTTGAAAACCGCGCCGAGACCGCCGGTGGCAACTACCTTGAAATCCTCGTCTATCTCTCGATGGAACTGCTTGATGGTGCGTTCGATGCCACCGAGGAAGTTGTAATATAGTCCGGCTTGCATGGCTGTTTTAGTGCCTTTGGCAAGAATCGAGTCTGGCCTTGTGATTTCGACTTCGGGTAGTTGGGCGGTGCCGGAAACCAAGGAACTGATGGAGGTCTGCAGGCCGGGGCTGATAAGGCCTGCGGTGATGGACTTGTTGCCATCGACGTAATTGAAGGTGGTCGCCGTGCCGAAATCTGCAACCAGCACCGGGCCGCCGTATGTGCCGTAGGCGCCGACACAATCTGCCAGGCAGTCCGCGCCCAATGATTTCGGGTCATCCATGCGGATGGAAAGGCCGGATTTCACGCCAGGACCGACGATGATAGGGTCGATGCCAAGGAACTTGATGATGCTGGAACGGAAAGAATGCATGATTTGTGGGACGACCGAAGCGACGATGACATCGTCGACGTCGTCCGCGGTGTATCCACCAGATTCGAGGAATTGGAGCAGCAACAGGCCGTATTCGTCGCTGGTGCGGAAGGTTTTGGTGGTGATGCGCCACGTGTCGGTGATGGCGGTATTGGGGGAGCTGTCGTCCACCACGCCGATTTCGATGTTCGTGTTGCCGATGTCAATCGCGAGTAGCATGTTGTCCGCCTTCCAAAGATTTACCGGCGTATTTTACGGCGCTTTATAGGGGTGCCGTATCGCCTTTCGTCTTGCGTCCCATCATACGCTGCGGGCGGTGTAAATCTATCGGTATTCGTATGATTGTGAATTGCAGACGACCCGTGAGGGCGGCTAGCGAATTTAATAATATCTATCAAAGAGGAAAGTATGCCTACCAATTCAGGTGCGTACGGCGAAAACGACGCAACCGATAACAAATCAACAGGCAGCACCGACGTAAATGAGATGGTGACGAACGCTGCAGCCGGTTCGGCCAATGCGGGCAGCACCGATGAAACGCTCAATGCGCATGTAAAAGGCGGAAACACCGGTAATGGTTCCGACGGCAAGACCGGAAAAGGCAAGAAGAAACGCTGGATCTGGGCGAGTGTTGCGGCAATCGTCGTGGTGGCGCTTGTCGCTGCGTTTGTCGTGATTCGCAACAATCAAAAAGCCAGTATCGCGCCTGCCCAGGTTCATACAGCCGATTCCGTGACCGTCGGGCTCAAACTTGCCCCCACGAACCTCGATATCCGCAACCAGTCCGGCTCCTCGCTCGACCAGGTGCTCGTCGGCAATGTCTATGAGGGGCTTGTCGCCCGCGATTCCAACAACAAGGTCGTGCCAGGGCTCGCCAAAAGCTGGGAGAAAAACGCCGATGGTACGAGCTATACATTCCATCTCAACCGCGGCATGAACTTCTCCAACGGCGACAAACTCGACGCCAGTGACGTGGCGTGGTCCATCAACGAGCTGATCGCCAAGCACTACCACGATTCCGAGTCACTGATGAACTTCAAGGCGGTGACGGCCACAGACGCCGATACTGTCAGGCTCGACCTGACCGCACCCTATGCCAACCTTCTGTGGGAGTTGGCCTGCCGGCCGGGACTGGTGTTCGACAAGAACGCCAATTACGATATGAAGACGCAGGCGATTGGCTCCGGACCATACACCGTCGCCAAGTTCGTGCCGAACGATTCCATCACGCTGAAAGCCAATCCGAAGTATTGGGGAGTGCACAAGGCTGTGACCCCGATCATCGTGCTGCGCTATTTTGGCGATGACAACGCGGCTGTCAACGCGCTGAAGTCCGGGGATGTTCAAGTGCTGGCGCCCGTGACGGAAAATCTTGCCGAGCCTTTCGTGAAAGATAGTGAGCATTATCGCGTCGCGGCCGGCGATGACACTGATAAATTCGTACTCGCCATGAATTCCAAAGGTGCCAAGACCTCGGATTTGCGCGTGCGCCAGGCCATCCGCTACGCCATCGACCACAAACAGCTCATCGCTTCGCGCGGTGGGGCAGACAAAGTGCTGGGCGGGCCGATTCCTTCGCTCGATCCGGGTTATCAGGACCTGACAGGTCTGTATCCGCACAATGTCGACAAGGCCAAGACGCTGATGAAGGAGGCCGGCTATACGCCCGACCACCCGCTCGAGCTGCGGTTGACCTATGCCAACACCTACGGCACGGAGCTCGGCGACCAGCTGCGCAGCCAGCTCAAGCCCATCGGCATCGACTTGAAAGTCAATGTGGTCGAATTCTCCACGTGGCTGCAGGATGTGCTGAAAAATAAGGATTACGATCTGTCGCTGGTCGACCACAACGAAAGTCACGACTTCTCGCAGTGGACCCAAGACACCTACTACTACAACTACAGCAATCAGAAGGTCAAGGACTACTACAATCAGGCGATGGCCGCTTCCAGCGATTCCCAGCGCGACGCGTTGCTGGCCAAGGCCGCCCGCGTCGTGAGCGAGGATGCGCCGGCAGACTGGCTCTTCAACTACCGCATCACTACGGCGATGAAGAATGGCGTGTCGAGCTTCCCGCTCAACCTGAACCAGACGCTGCTGCCGCTCTACAACGTAAGGTATATGACGCCGGTCAAATAGCTGGTTGCGTGAGTGTTATGCGATTTGGGACTCATGATGAAGATGCGATGGAAATCGGCAATGGAGCGCGGAATCGTGATTTTCTCTGCAAAAGTAGCATGCATGCAGAGAAAATCACGAAATGTGGCCGTATTCCATGATTTACATTGCAACTTCAGAGTCCGTGCAGAATAAATCACGAAATGTGGCCAACAAACGTGATTTGCATTGCGATTTCGGAGTTTATACAGAGTAAATCACGAAATCAAGGTAGTCGAGCTTATGTTTTTGCCTCAGGGGATTGGTTTGGAAAGGAATAGGTGAATCGATGCGATTCGTCATTCGGCGTTTCCTGCTGTTTGTGGCGGCGCTGCTCGCCATTTCGGTGGTGATTTTCGCGGCGCTGCGCATCCTGCCGGGCGACGTGGCCAGCGTGATGGCCGGACTCAACGCGCCGCCGGAACGTGTGGCACAGTTGCGCTCGCAGATGGGGCTTGACCGGCCGCTGGTTGTGCAGTATTTCAGCTGGATGGGCGGTTTGCTGCGCGGCAACTTCGGCACCTCGCTTTTGACCGGCCGTTCGATCAGCTCGACCGTCGCCATGCGCGCTTCCGTCACCTTCCCGCTTATCGTGCTGGGGCTTGTCGTGGCGCTCGCCATCGGCCTGACGCTTGGGGTGGTGGCTACTTTAGCCACGCGTTCGGCGGTGCGTTCAGCGTTCCATTTCGTCGCCATCGTCGGCGGTGCCATCCCTGCTCTGTGGGGCGGATTGCTGCTGATTCTATTGTTCGGACGCGGCACCGGACTGCTGGGCATCTTGCCCTCGCAAGGGTTCCCTGAGGCCGGTTGGAGCAGCTTCGGCTCGGCGCTGGCCTCGCTGGTGCTGCCGGCGTTGACGGTCGGCATCATCGACGGCGCAAGCCTCATGCGCTATACTCGCTCGGCGCTGGGCGATGTGATGAACAGCGGCTATATGGACCAGGCGATGGCCTGCGGCTATACGCGCCGTCAGGCCGCGTTCAAGGTCGGACTGAGGTTGGCGACGCCGCAGCTGGTGAGCGTGGTCGGGCTGATGTTCGCTGGCATGATCACCGGCGTCATGGTCATCGAAAACCTTTTCGCGCTGCCCGGCATCGGTGCGGGACTGGTTACCGACCTCGGCAACCGTGACCTCATCGCCGTGCAAAGCGAACTGTTCATGCTGGCCGCTTTCTTCCTCTTCGTCGGTTTCCTTGTTGATTTGCTGCATCGTTTCCTTGACCCGCGCCTGAAGCACGCTGTCCAAGGAGGTGCGCAATGACGAAAACCAGGTCTTCAAACAAGCTCGCTGTTGCATTACGTTCTATCTGGCGACGCGGGGAAGGTAAGTTTGCGCTCATTGTGTTGGCGTTGTGGGTTGTGGTTTCGCTGATTTCGCTGGTTTGGACGCCTCAATCGCTATGGAAAACCGACGGCTATCACGTGTGGGCCAAACCGTCCGCCGCGCATTGGCTCGGTACCGATGGAACCGGAGCGGACGTGTTCAGCTGGCTGATGGCTGGGGCACGCACGAACCTTTTCATCGCCATCCTGGCCGTGGTTTTCGCCGGCGCATTGGGCATATTGCTGATGAGCGCGATGGTCTCACGCAACTCGGCAGTGGCGAACGTGTCGGTAGTCGCGGTGGACGCGTTGATTTCCATACCGACTGTGCTTATCGCCCTGATTCTGGCCGTTCCGATGGGCGCTTCCGTTGCGGTCATCATCATCGCTTGCGGCATTGGTTACGGCTTCAATTTGGCGCGTATAGCACGGCCTCAGGCGTTGCTGGCGGCCAATTCCGACTATGTCGGCTCGGCACTTTCCTATGGCGCTTCCGGAGTCTCAGTAATGCTGCACCATATCCTGCCCAACGCAATGCCGACCATCATGGTCCAGCTCTCGCTATCCGCAGGGACCGCAGTATTGGCCGAATCCGGCCTGACCTATCTCGGCGTCGGCGTGCCCAGCGGTGTGCCGAGCTGGGGCCATTCGCTGGCCACGTCAGTCAAGTTCATCAACGTCTATCCGTTGACCGTGCTTTGGCCGGGGCTTATCGTCACCATTGTTGTAGTCGCGCTCAACGTCTTTGGCGACGTGTTGCGCGATGCCATCGATCCTGTGACGAATCCGGAATTGCGGAGGTCCTGAAATGACGGTTTGTCAATCAGACATGACGAAGCTGCGTTATTGCGTCAATCAGGTATTCGCAGCTTGCGAAGGGAAAATGTACGGATACCAAAGTGGAAAGGCAAGTCATGAGCGTTGAAGTGAAACAGCTTGGCGTTTCCATTGCCGGTAAACAGATTGTTCGCGGTGTTGATTTGCATATCGGCGACGGCGAACGGGTCGGGCTCATCGGCTCGTCCGGTTCCGGCAAATCTATGATTTCCAAGGCCATGCTTGGTCTTTTGCCGACAAACGCGCAATCTTCCGGTTCTGTGATGCTCGGTGATACGCAGGTTATTGGGGCCAATGAAACCGTTCTCGCAAGCTTGCGCGGGCGTTATGTCGGCGCGATGTTCCAGAATCCCGCGTCATCGTTGAATCCGGTTTTGACCGTTGGCAAGCAAATCGAGCTGCCGCTGAAACTCCATTATGACTTGGATAAAGCCGACCGTCAGAAGCGCGTCCTCACCATGCTCGAAAAAGTGGGGCTTGACGAAGCGACGGCGAAAAAATATCCCAGCGAACTTTCCGGCGGTCAACAGCAGCGCGTCGGCATCGCCACGGCTTTGATCACTTCGCCGCGTTTGATTATCGCCGACGAACCAACGACCGCGCTTGACTCCATCACCCAGCGTCAGATCGTTGATTTGCTGGTTTCATTGGTTGACAAGGCTGGTGCTTCGATGCTCTTCATCACCCACGATTTCTCGGTGCTCGCCCGTGCCACAACGCGTTGTTATGTGCTTGATGATGGTCGGATTATCGAATCCGGAGATACTGCTGATTTGTTGGATAATCCGCAAAACGAACAGACGAAAAAATTGGTCGGTGCAGCGAGAGAGCTGACATTGCAACGAAAGCAGGATGGTGATGACTGAACAACAGATGCTGCTGACCGGCGAGAAAATCACCCGAGTTTTCGGAAAAGGCAAAAACCGGCAGACCGCGCTGGATGATGTCAGCGTCGAAGTGCGGTCGGGGGAGTGCCTTGCATTGATCGGAGGTTCAGGATCGGGCAAATCGACGTTGACGCGGATTCTGCTGGGACTTGACCGACCGACTTCGGGGACGGTGACGTTTGAAGGCGAGCCAGTTGACGGGCGCAAATCCGCTGGATATGAGGCTTTGCGACGCGAATCAAGTCTCGTGTTCCAGAGTCCGTTCACTTCGCTCGACCCGCGCTGGACGGTGGCCAAGTCCGTGGCGGAACCGCTGAATATTCAGCGTAAGCGTACGAAAACCGACAATCTGGATATAGCCGCGAAAGTGCGTGAGTCCTTGGCTCTGGTCGGCCTCGACCCCGATGAGTTCTTGAATCGTTATCCCATCGACCTGTCCGGTGGGCAGGCGCAGCGCGTCGCCATCGCCCGCGCATTGGTCACCGATCCCAAACTCATCGTCGCCGACGAACCCATGAGCGCCATTGACGTGGCTGCACGTCTGCAGATACTTGAAGCGTTCGCCGCCATCCGCAAGTCCCGACCGGAGACGGCCATCATCATGATTTCGCACGATTTGGGTGTGGTGCAGCACATCGCCGACCGGATCGTCGTCCTTCACGATGGCAACGTAGTGGAAAGTGGCAGCACCGATGATGTATTGAATCGTCCGAAAACCGCCTATACCTGCGAGCTGGTTGCAGCCGCATCGCTGTAGGGTTTGCTGGCTGTCGATTGGTGATGACTGAGGCCAAAGCATGCAGAAAGGTGCTTTTGACCGCGTTGGCTGAGCCCATGTGTCTGTAAAGTTAGGGCGGAATTGTCGAAAATCGTGCCCCGTTGTGTTGATGTCAGCGATCACTCCACGACGTTAAAGCGCTCGCCGTTGCAGAAGGCGTGAATCGAGCGTGCAAGCTGGCGTGAAAGATCACGATAGGCATCGTCCGCGCGCCAGGCGACATGCGGGGTGAGGATGGTGCCGGGAACCGAACGCAGCGGATCGTCGGGCGGCAGGGGTTCCTTGTCGTAGACGTCGATGGCGGCCTTGACGTCGCCGCGCTTGAGCCTGTTGACCAGCGCACCTTCCTCGATGAGCTCGGCGCGTGCCGTGTTGATGAAGTAGCTGCCTGGCTTGAGTCGGTCGAGGTCGGCAGCGGTCACGACCCTCTGCGTTTCCTCGTTCAGTGGCAGATGAAGACTCACGATATCCGAATGGGCTATAAGCTCTCCGATATCGTCAACAGGTGTCGTCCTCAGGGAGCGTGCGGTGGCGGCGTTGACGTGGGAGTTCCAGACCAGCGTATGCATGCCGAAACCGTCGGCGATGCGAGCGACGGTCTGGCCGATACCGCCGAAACCGATCAGTCCTATCGTCTTTTCCTTGAGCGACATGCCTTCGAGCCCGCTCCAATTGCCCTCGCGGATGTTGTGGTCCATGGCGCCGACTGAGCGCGCAAGTTCGAGAATCAGCGCGAACGTATATTCCGCAACGGTTTCGTCGCCGTAATGGACTGTGTTGCAAACACGGATACCCAGCTCGCGGGTGCGGTTGAGATCGATGAAATTGGCGACGCCGGTGCCACCGAAAACGAAGCAACGTACGTGGGTGCCGAGCTCCTCGAGCAGTCTGCCGGTGACGTGGAAGCCGATGACCACGACGATATCGGCGTTTTTGCAGCGTTCGAGGATGGTGTCGGGTTCGATGTTGAAATCCTTGTACATCCGTACGCGCGCGACGTTGCGCAACATCCGCATGCTCGTGGCAATGGGCTGGTACATGGCCTCGAACATCGAGGGAAT
This genomic stretch from Bifidobacterium sp. ESL0690 harbors:
- a CDS encoding type III pantothenate kinase, with the protein product MLLAIDIGNTNIEIGVVDDSSPNTAITDTWRITTKTFRTSDEYGLLLLQFLESGGYTADDVDDVIVASVVPQIMHSFRSSIIKFLGIDPIIVGPGVKSGLSIRMDDPKSLGADCLADCVGAYGTYGGPVLVADFGTATTFNYVDGNKSITAGLISPGLQTSISSLVSGTAQLPEVEITRPDSILAKGTKTAMQAGLYYNFLGGIERTIKQFHREIDEDFKVVATGGLGAVFKDDTKTIDVYDPDLIFKGMSIIYRLNA
- a CDS encoding sugar ABC transporter permease, whose product is MSEVALTAASSEEAREYRKRKRAQGFREDVTSFWFLLPILAVFVVLFLVPLVQTLYFSFTDFNGYSMDLHWLGLENYRKVFSDPSTLEGLGFTILYAIVVMVGVTIFAIPLAVILNKKFFGHNFVRSVFFFFSVPSLAIMGMVWKYIFSPMKTGVVNSVLSIFGIAPVPWLSNSGLAKFCVIFIAIWAQIGWHATLYLAFLQSIPGDLYEQATVDGASPFQQFVHITLPQLMPGIVTSTFLLMSGGLKVYDLPFTMTKGGPGYSTYTVTQSIIQQGIGQSQYGVGSALAVLFFIATTIVVLLQLWVSNIISQRFE
- a CDS encoding sugar ABC transporter substrate-binding protein, which gives rise to MNKVRRLFAAVCAGLLLAATAACGTQDNRTVITVWSWEPSMEAEARDFEKANPDIRVDIKSTSGYDNLNSAIQDGYNMPDVVQLEYFALPQYAVSGQLRDITDQTQGYGDNYTPGTWSSVHTNGRVYGVPMDSGPMAFFYNDDVFRQAGVDASQIHTWNDYYEAAKKLKAIGVYIAADAGDASFYNAMIWLNGGRPFHTTGDGKTVTVNLTDDSGTKGFSEFWQKMIDEGLINTQLNTWSDGWKNALAVGNVASVFTGAWMPSLLLSDVPGSAGLWRVAPMPTADGTQTNSENGGSALSVLHLTRKPEAAMRFIRYVCLDPSGIAKRVDGGAFPADTATLNSHAFLTKTTIRDSRGIDVPYFGGQQFNRVLSRAAEKVSLGYQYLPFEVYARGDFRATVGQSYKWANATRAVQKVQERINAGQTNPDGSPLTLPQDPGPKISLMQGIALWQKDIKEYGTNQGFTLQ
- a CDS encoding LacI family DNA-binding transcriptional regulator produces the protein MGDVAKVAGVSRATASYALRGDPRIVPETAGKVRKAARTLGYTTNLSARSLRSGRNGVIGVAIFELDKAYPSQMSAAISKEVNRKGLQAIVQQTSNSQEGEIAVLKEVTSQLCDGTIFSPGQVSDEEIRALSDNKPMVLLDDFSDEAIFDTVFTPCEAGAKAAILHLVDVGCRHICVLGNSYRPLRALGEPTTVAGRRLKGALEGFAESGMAVTEDDFVQCDQWDFSLARQQVHCLVESGRSFDGLFCMTDSLAFGAIRGLVDCGLRVPDDVAVMGFDGVAEDEYMTPSLSTISVDIEDLAHKAVSLLLKRFEGSDEPFVAEKLTAKFKLVARESTAKRR
- a CDS encoding carbohydrate ABC transporter permease, with amino-acid sequence MSFFMIVIALVCAIPLWYIIINTFKTIPDMAAHPLALPEHWTFANYANAFKTVPILRSLWNTLIVTFFGVLIQVIVGALAAYGMILRKSVFTSVVGTILMVAFVVPSQSTLIPLYRMEAQVGLVNTLTGLIIIYLGGAVFCYFLIVGYMRSLPFELIEAARIDGAGALRIFWSIVMPLIRPILITVVVFQTMSTWNDFMNANVFLSSSNLRTIVLQVYNAVGQFSTDWPSFMTITVLSLLPVFLFFIFCQKWIVSGLVAGSVKG
- a CDS encoding extracellular solute-binding protein, translating into MKLHNFIKAGIAALAATAMLLPMAACGSNNNASGQVKLSWLSWNNEQASRPFIDEFQKENPNIKIDFSYSPPTPEYIQTLQTRLVGNQAPDVFIITSENKADLMSNHYVKDLTKEPFMKNISQANKDFVSRDGKVYGMSTSSWASGIVYNKDLLAKGGVKEVPRNWDDFLAACAKLKKAGITPYLETIADGPSRITDAFLGAQFAKNKTDVTTLATKAKQTPGSDQKEAVKEWMKLYDQNLVTKDTVGMSGDDMKTQFTNGQVAMICTGPWDFSTFEKAQGLNWGYAQMPALSADYDQYAQGSPSPALTIYSKLSGEKLKAAEKFLSFMDSKWALNQQSKNGDAVNTTDFNSKVVSQYQDVYTKNVKTGKYFLLNNFYKKPDVLVTATKAETQQLVQGKITVDQWAKNVDAKMASAQ